A single window of Saccharomyces kudriavzevii IFO 1802 strain IFO1802 genome assembly, chromosome: 16 DNA harbors:
- the ATG5 gene encoding Atg5p (similar to Saccharomyces cerevisiae ATG5 (YPL149W); ancestral locus Anc_8.666) translates to MNDIKQLVWDGELNVLISIDPSFLMKGSPKEKTVLRIRVPRETYLINYMPFIWSKIRDFLSFDPLNDSKKCFWFEHNGAPIRWNYPVGVLFDGLVKSSLAFVTSSEIQSENVITILRVRLVMGDSLPPTVIPITTSKTQAEKFWFHQWKQVCFILNGSSKAIMSLSVNESRKFWRSIIARNLHDFVEISNKISSSKPRHIPIIIQTHKASGSFNISQPTVRMTGLDTTLKDIEGDIFNAKEEMNADNSIIICQGIEIPWDIAMSDMYLKLRSFDGFLYITLVPKN, encoded by the coding sequence ATGAATGATATTAAGCAATTAGTTTGGGATGGTGAGCTCAATGTGTTGATTTCCATCGACCCCTCATTCTTAATGAAAGGAAGCCCGAAAGAAAAGACTGTTTTACGAATAAGGGTACCAAGAGAAACGTATCTAATCAATTACATGCCGTTCATTTGGAGTAAAATTCgggattttctttcctttgatCCATTGAATGACAGTAAGAAGTGTTTCTGGTTCGAACATAATGGAGCACCTATTCGATGGAATTATCCAGTCGGTGTTTTGTTTGATGGACTTGTTAAAAGCAGCCTTGCTTTTGTCACCTCTAGCGAAATTCAATCGGAAAATGTGATCACCATCTTAAGGGTCCGTTTAGTCATGGGAGATTCGTTACCACCAACAGTAATTCCTATCACAACTAGCAAAACCCAGGCTGAAAAGTTCTGGTTCCATCAATGGAAGCAAgtctgttttattttgaatggCTCCTCGAAGGCTATAATGTCTTTATCAGTAAACGAATCTCGGAAATTTTGGAGAAGTATTATTGCAAGAAATCTCCATGATTTTGTAGAGATTTCTAACAAAAtaagttcttcaaaaccaCGGCATATACCGATCATCATTCAAACCCATAAAGCCTCTGGGAGCTTTAACATCTCACAACCTACTGTTCGCATGACTGGACTCGACACCACATTAAAGGATATCGAAGGAGATATATTCAACGCTAAGGAGGAAATGAATGCCGATAATTCCATAATAATATGTCAAGGAATTGAAATTCCTTGGGACATTGCAATGTCCGACATGTATCTTAAATTACGAAGTTTTGATggatttttatatataactCTAGTTCCCAAAAATTAA
- the PPT2 gene encoding holo-[acyl-carrier-protein] synthase (similar to Saccharomyces cerevisiae PPT2 (YPL148C); ancestral locus Anc_8.664): protein MNFASGNIGRKIVGTGVDIVYLPRFARLLEKYPPSDPSGSLIFNKIAQKFMHEKERSHLSDLLVEENHLSPLLYQYIAGIWALKECSLKALCCLISKHDLPPAQVVYAGMLYKTQNEEGVPKLEFDKRFEQKYPKYQQFSKNYGSIFSKCEFLVSLSHDKDYLIGAANLVERKQEASSSRINSFPVKLN from the coding sequence ATGAATTTTGCATCGGGAAATATTGGGCGTAAGATAGTGGGGACGGGGGTTGATATTGTGTATTTGCCAAGATTTGCTCGTCTATTAGAGAAGTACCCTCCATCGGACCCAAGTGGCAGTTTGATTTTTAATAAAATTGCCCAAAAGTTCATgcatgaaaaagaaagatctCATCTTAGTGATCTTCtcgttgaagaaaatcattTAAGCCCCCTATTGTACCAATATATCGCAGGTATTTGGGCTTTAAAGGAATGTTCTTTGAAGGCTTTGTGCTGCCTTATTTCGAAGCATGATCTCCCCCCTGCTCAGGTGGTATATGCTGGAATGCTATATAAAACGCAAAACGAAGAGGGCGTGCCTAAATTAGAATTCGACAAAAGGTTTGAACAAAAGTATCCAAAATATCaacagttttcaaaaaactatggttcaattttttctaagTGCGAGTTCCTGGTATCGTTATCACATGATAAGGACTATTTGATAGGGGCAGCAAATTTGGTAGAACGAAAACAAGAGGCGTCTTCCAGCCGTATAAATTCTTTTCCGGTTAAGTTGAACTAA